Genomic DNA from Streptomyces venezuelae:
GGCGGCGGGGCGGATCGGCGCGGTGGAGCTGCGGGAGGGGGAGGGCTCGTTGCGGGTGGAGGTCACGTGGTGACGTCGGACGCGAATCGGCGGATACCGGCCGACGCCGGTCCGGGTTGAGTCGGACATAACAACTCGGCAAGGGGCTGGCGGGGCGCCCGTGCACGGAGGGTAGGGTCACCCGGGTGACAACGCATTCGAACACACCTGCAGGCTGGTACCCGGACCCGCACGGCGCGCCCCAGCTGCTGCGCTGGTGGGACGGCTCCCAGTGGACGGACCACACCAATCCGGCCCCACAGGGCGGCCAGCAGCAGGCTCCGGCCCAGCAGGCCCAGCAGGCCCAGCAGGCCCAGCCCGCGTCGGCGCCGCAGGACCAGCCCGCCCAGCCCGCGCAGGCGCCGCAGGGCCAGTTCGGGCAGCCGCAGACCGCCGCGCTGCAGGGCCAGTTCGGCGGCCAGTCCCAGGCGGCGCCCCAGGCCCCGCCCATGGCCGACCCGGCCAAGGTGCAGCGCCAGGTGCAGAAGCAGGCCGGTGTCGCGCCGTCCGCGCAGGGCGGCGGCACGCTGTTCACCGAGCCGGTCCTGGTCGTGAACCAGAAGGCGAAGCTCATCGAGCTGACGAACGAGTACAGCGTGATGGACCAGTCGGGCAACACGCTCGGTTCGGTCGTCCAGGTCGGCCAGAGCGCGCTGAAGAAGGTCGCGCGATTCGTCGCCAGCATCGACCAGTTCATGACGCACAAGCTGGAGATCCGCGACGCGTACGGCCAGCCGCAGATGATGCTGACCCGCCCCCGCAAGTTCATGAAGTCGCGGGTCATCGTCGAGCGCGCGGACGGTCAGCCGGTCGGCGAGATCGTCCAGCAGAACATGATCGGCAAGATCAACTTCGCCATGATGGTGAACGGCCAGCAGGTCGGCGCGATCAAGGCGGAGAACTGGCGTGCCTGGAACTTCTCGATCGTCGACCACGCGGACAACGAGGTCGCCCGGATCACGAAGACGTGGGAGGGCCTCGCCAAGACGATGTTCACCACCGCGGACAACTACGTCCTGCAGATCCACTACCAGCTGCCCGAGCCGCTCCTGAGCCTCGTCGTGGCGACGGCGCTCACCGTCGACACGGCGCTCAAGCAGGACGCCCGCGGATTCGGGTGACCGGACCCGCCGGGCGTGACAGCGGCGCCGGTCGCCCCCTTCCGCAAGGGGGCGACCGGCGCCGCTTCGTCTTGCTGCCTCAGGCGTTCTGCAGGCCGGATGCGGCAGATCGCGCGGTTCCCCGCGCCCCTTCAGGTGCCACGGGCTGACCGGGGATGGCCACCGCAAGACTGGGGCCCGGCCCGAGCTCGCCCAGCGCGACCGCCGGATCGCGCGGCGACCGCGTGAGCACGACCACTCCGTACGCCGCCACCGCCGCGCCCGCCACGGCGAGCAGGATGCCGCCGATGCCGCCCTGGAGGCGCTCGCCGAGCAGCGCCACGCCGATGACGGAGGCCGCCACGGGGTTGGCGAGCGTCACCACGGCGAGTGGGGCGCCCAGGCCGCCGCGGTAGGCGGTCTGCGAGAGCAGCAGGCCGCCCGCGGCGAACGCCGCGACCAGCACCGCCACGATCACCACCTGCGGGCTCAGGAGTGGTCCCGACCGGTCCGTGACGGCGACCGTCACGGTCTGCGTGAGCGCCGACGCGACGCCCGAGGCGAAGCCGGACGCGGTCGCGTGCCGCAGGCCGGGCCGCGTGCCGGGCCGGGAGAGGACCCCGATGACCGCCATCGTCGCCGCGGCCACGACCAGGGCCTCCGGCACCGTCAGCGTGTCGTCCGGCGCCGGTCCGGAGGCCGTCAGGAGGAGCGCGCCGAGGCCGATGAGCGTGAGCCCCGTGCCGCGCCACTCCAGGCGCGTGACCCGGCGTCCCGCGAGGCGCGCGCCGAGCGGCACCGCGGCGACCAGGGTGAGGGCACCCAGCGGCTGGACCAGGGTGAGCGGACCGTACTTGAGCGCCGCCACGTGCAGCAGCGCCGCGGACGCGTTGAGTCCGACGGAGGACCACCAGACGCCGCTGCCGAGCATCCGCAGGACCCCGCTCTCGCCGTCGTGGACGCGCGAGGCCAACCGCTCCTGGGCCACCGCCGCCGCGGCGTACGCGGCCGCGGAGACCAGCGAGAGGGCGACGGCGAGCAGTGTGGCGCTCATCGGCCGGCCCCCGAGGAGACCAGCCCGTGCGACGGCGCGGGCACCGAGCGCCGCACGACCAGCGAGCGGCCGGGGCGCGGCAGCCGGATCACCGCGAGAGCGATGCCGAGGAGCGCGGTCGCCGCGAGCGCGTCGAGCCAGTAGTGGTTGGCGGTGCCCACCACGACGAGCAGGGTGAGGAGCGGGTGCAGCAGCCACAGCCACCGCCACCGCGACGACGTGGCGACGATCATGCCGACGGCGAGCATCAGCGCCCACCCGAAGTGCAGGGACGGCATGGCGGCGAACTGGTTCGCCATCGTGTCGGTCGCGGGCTTCGCGGCGTACACCGAGGGCCCGTACACCTGCGCCGTGTCCACGAGGTGCGCGGCGTCCAGCATGCGCGGGGGAGCGAGCGGGAAGCCGAGGTGCAGGACGAGCGCGGCCGCGGTGAGCGCGGCGAGCACGCGGC
This window encodes:
- a CDS encoding phospholipid scramblase-related protein; translation: MTTHSNTPAGWYPDPHGAPQLLRWWDGSQWTDHTNPAPQGGQQQAPAQQAQQAQQAQPASAPQDQPAQPAQAPQGQFGQPQTAALQGQFGGQSQAAPQAPPMADPAKVQRQVQKQAGVAPSAQGGGTLFTEPVLVVNQKAKLIELTNEYSVMDQSGNTLGSVVQVGQSALKKVARFVASIDQFMTHKLEIRDAYGQPQMMLTRPRKFMKSRVIVERADGQPVGEIVQQNMIGKINFAMMVNGQQVGAIKAENWRAWNFSIVDHADNEVARITKTWEGLAKTMFTTADNYVLQIHYQLPEPLLSLVVATALTVDTALKQDARGFG
- a CDS encoding DMT family transporter, with product MSATLLAVALSLVSAAAYAAAAVAQERLASRVHDGESGVLRMLGSGVWWSSVGLNASAALLHVAALKYGPLTLVQPLGALTLVAAVPLGARLAGRRVTRLEWRGTGLTLIGLGALLLTASGPAPDDTLTVPEALVVAAATMAVIGVLSRPGTRPGLRHATASGFASGVASALTQTVTVAVTDRSGPLLSPQVVIVAVLVAAFAAGGLLLSQTAYRGGLGAPLAVVTLANPVAASVIGVALLGERLQGGIGGILLAVAGAAVAAYGVVVLTRSPRDPAVALGELGPGPSLAVAIPGQPVAPEGARGTARSAASGLQNA
- a CDS encoding phosphatase PAP2 family protein, whose translation is MESRTEPAEREPDIQVRPPLVRELLLVVGLFLVYKFGRQLANGHTTEAFHNAHRVWDAERTLRLPGEGAVQDALLSSDTLIHVANTYYATVHFPATLLFLVWLYLRRPRHYVWTRRVLAALTAAALVLHLGFPLAPPRMLDAAHLVDTAQVYGPSVYAAKPATDTMANQFAAMPSLHFGWALMLAVGMIVATSSRWRWLWLLHPLLTLLVVVGTANHYWLDALAATALLGIALAVIRLPRPGRSLVVRRSVPAPSHGLVSSGAGR